Proteins encoded together in one Lathyrus oleraceus cultivar Zhongwan6 chromosome 5, CAAS_Psat_ZW6_1.0, whole genome shotgun sequence window:
- the LOC127085156 gene encoding vesicle transport protein GOT1, with protein sequence MVSFEMNDRKKIGLGLTGFGIFFSFLGVIFFFDKGLLAMGNILFVSGVSLTIGLKSTMQFFMKRSNFKGTVSFGVGFLILIIGWPILGMIVESYGFLVLFSGFWPTLSVFLQKIPVLGWIVQQPYIRSLFDRYKGKRVPV encoded by the exons ATGGTTTCCTTTGAGATGAATGATCGCAAGA AGATTGGATTGGGATTAACAGGCTTTGGTATATTTTTCTCATTCCTTGGCGTTATATTTTTCTTTGACAAGGGTTTGCTAGCAATGGGAAAT ATCCTCTTTGTTTCTGGAGTATCTCTGACCATTGGACTGAAATCCACCATGCAATTCTTCATGAAACGTAGTAATTTCAAG GGAACAGTTTCATTTGGTGTAGGATTCTTGATTCTTATAATTGGATGGCCTATTTTGGGCATGATTGTGGAATCTTACGGGTTCCTGGTGCTCTTCAG TGGCTTCTGGCCTACACTCTCTGTTTTCTTGCAGAAAATTCCTGTTCTTGGTTGGATTGTTCAACAGCCATATATTCGATCG TTGTTTGACCGCTATAAAGGCAAACGAGTGCCCGTGTAA